The Pseudomonas sp. R4-35-07 genome contains a region encoding:
- a CDS encoding Ldh family oxidoreductase, with translation MSAQSPVVDRASAFIGFTELVALLQTVFVKHGTSPEVAAILANNCASAERDGAHSHGIFRMPGYLSTLASGWVNGQALPVVTDVASGFVRVDACNGFAQPALAAARPLLVAKARSAGIALLAIHNSHHFAALWPDVEPFADEGLVALSVVNSMTCVVPHGADRPLFGTNPIAFAAPRADGPPIVFDLATSAIAHGDVQIAARKGERLPPGMGVDSLGQPTQDPKAILEGGALLPFGGHKGSALSMMVELLAAALTGGHFSFEFSWADHPGARTPWTGQLLIVIDPSKTAGQSFAVRSQELVRQMHAAGLRRLPGDRRHRARAKSQETGIELEVQDLQQLQALAAI, from the coding sequence ATGTCTGCCCAGTCCCCGGTAGTTGATCGTGCCAGCGCGTTCATCGGTTTCACTGAGCTGGTGGCCTTGCTGCAAACAGTGTTTGTAAAGCACGGCACTTCGCCCGAGGTCGCGGCGATTCTGGCGAACAATTGCGCCAGCGCCGAGCGCGACGGCGCTCATAGTCACGGCATCTTTCGCATGCCCGGCTACCTCAGCACGCTCGCCAGCGGTTGGGTGAACGGCCAGGCGCTGCCGGTGGTGACGGACGTCGCCAGCGGTTTCGTGCGGGTAGACGCCTGCAATGGGTTTGCCCAACCCGCCCTGGCTGCCGCTCGGCCATTGCTGGTGGCCAAGGCCCGCAGCGCCGGGATCGCGTTGCTGGCGATCCACAACTCCCACCATTTCGCCGCGCTGTGGCCGGACGTTGAGCCTTTTGCCGACGAGGGCCTGGTGGCCTTGAGCGTGGTCAACAGCATGACCTGCGTGGTGCCCCACGGTGCCGACCGCCCGTTGTTCGGCACCAACCCCATTGCCTTTGCCGCGCCGCGCGCCGACGGCCCGCCGATCGTGTTCGACCTGGCCACCAGCGCCATCGCCCATGGCGACGTGCAGATCGCTGCGCGCAAGGGCGAACGCTTGCCTCCGGGCATGGGCGTGGACAGCCTGGGCCAGCCAACTCAGGACCCTAAAGCCATTCTGGAAGGCGGCGCGCTGTTGCCGTTTGGCGGGCACAAGGGCTCGGCGCTGTCGATGATGGTCGAGTTGCTGGCGGCCGCGTTAACGGGCGGTCATTTTTCGTTCGAATTCAGTTGGGCTGATCATCCGGGGGCGCGTACACCGTGGACAGGCCAGCTGCTGATCGTGATCGACCCGAGCAAGACCGCCGGGCAAAGCTTTGCTGTGCGCAGCCAGGAACTGGTGCGGCAGATGCATGCGGCGGGGTTGCGGCGCTTGCCGGGCGATCGGCGGCATCGCGCACGGGCAAAGTCGCAGGAAACGGGGATTGAACTTGAGGTACAGGACCTGCAGCAGTTGCAAGCGTTGGCTGCGATTTGA
- a CDS encoding YqjD family protein: MARKTAAQSVEDQIKDQAFSELTSLIEESDKLLKSSASLVGEEGETLREQVAIKLKQALDSVSNVRERSKPVVDATETYIGGHPWQTVAISAGFGLVVGLLLGRRH; this comes from the coding sequence ATGGCCCGCAAAACCGCCGCTCAATCCGTCGAAGATCAAATCAAGGATCAAGCCTTCAGCGAACTGACTTCGCTGATTGAAGAATCCGACAAACTGCTCAAGAGCAGTGCATCACTGGTGGGTGAGGAAGGCGAAACCCTGCGCGAGCAGGTCGCCATCAAACTCAAGCAAGCCCTGGACTCAGTGTCCAACGTCCGTGAGCGCAGCAAGCCGGTAGTCGATGCCACCGAGACTTATATCGGTGGTCACCCCTGGCAGACCGTGGCGATTTCCGCAGGCTTTGGCCTGGTGGTAGGCCTGCTGCTCGGTCGCCGTCACTGA
- a CDS encoding LysR family transcriptional regulator: protein MNIAQVDLNLLKTFEALHDESSASRAALRLGVTQSAISAGLRRLRELYGDQLFVRTGRGLAPTVRANQLKPVISEALDRCRQSLAMIDPQSPNYQGRSVVLGLSDDFEIAYGRRLMDSVAQRLPKLRVIFRQTHSQIVADALLDRSLDLAITAGGFAERRLSRQVLGEGDYRCLVDPDSLAPGQQQLDLTEFVAREHVLVSSGGFIGITDEGLAAHGLSRQVCASTSHFAALAFLLKGSAAVATIPGHAAEAIARLTSLRVLPCPLALPRYPVELGWRTQAQLDPLLLKVREAIEACFI, encoded by the coding sequence ATCAATATCGCCCAGGTCGACCTGAACCTGCTCAAAACCTTCGAAGCCCTGCACGACGAATCCAGCGCCAGCCGCGCGGCGTTGCGCCTGGGGGTTACGCAATCGGCCATCAGCGCCGGTTTGCGGCGTCTGCGCGAGTTGTACGGCGATCAGTTGTTTGTGCGGACCGGGCGTGGACTGGCGCCGACCGTGCGCGCCAACCAATTGAAACCGGTGATCAGCGAAGCGCTGGACCGTTGTCGGCAAAGCCTGGCGATGATCGATCCACAGAGCCCGAACTATCAGGGCCGTTCCGTGGTGCTGGGCCTGTCGGATGACTTTGAGATTGCCTATGGCCGTCGCCTGATGGACAGCGTCGCACAGCGTCTGCCGAAGCTGCGGGTGATCTTCCGCCAGACCCACAGCCAGATCGTCGCCGACGCCCTGCTCGACCGCAGCCTGGACCTGGCGATCACCGCCGGCGGGTTTGCCGAGCGGCGCCTGAGTCGGCAAGTGCTCGGGGAAGGTGACTATCGCTGCCTGGTGGATCCGGACAGCCTGGCGCCCGGCCAGCAACAGCTCGACCTGACGGAGTTCGTCGCGCGCGAACATGTGCTTGTGTCGTCGGGTGGGTTTATCGGCATTACCGATGAAGGCTTGGCGGCGCACGGCTTGAGCCGCCAGGTGTGCGCGTCCACCAGCCACTTTGCCGCCTTGGCGTTTCTGCTCAAGGGCAGCGCGGCGGTGGCGACGATCCCTGGGCATGCCGCTGAGGCCATCGCCCGCCTGACCAGCTTGCGCGTACTGCCCTGCCCACTGGCATTGCCCCGTTATCCGGTCGAGCTGGGCTGGCGCACCCAGGCCCAGCTCGACCCCTTGCTGTTGAAGGTTCGCGAGGCGATCGAGGCGTGCTTTATTTAG
- a CDS encoding GNAT family N-acetyltransferase, producing MQPTLFTKRLILRPLVLEDAEAIQQQFPHWEVVRYLNAQVPWPYPADGARTYLQHVALPAMLRGEEWHWSIRLKTAPEQLIGNVSLMDEADNNRGFWLGPQWHRQGLMPEASAAVTDYWFGVLQRPVLRVPKAAPNLGSRRISERTGMRLIKTDEGEFVAGTFPRDIWEMTRKEWLESKSLKR from the coding sequence ATGCAACCGACACTCTTCACCAAACGCCTGATTCTGCGCCCGCTGGTGCTTGAAGATGCCGAGGCGATCCAGCAGCAATTTCCCCACTGGGAGGTGGTGCGCTACCTCAACGCGCAGGTGCCATGGCCTTATCCGGCGGATGGCGCACGCACCTATCTGCAACACGTGGCCCTGCCCGCCATGCTCCGGGGTGAGGAATGGCACTGGTCGATCCGTCTTAAAACCGCGCCTGAACAGTTGATTGGCAATGTCAGCCTGATGGATGAAGCGGACAACAATCGCGGATTCTGGCTGGGACCGCAGTGGCATCGGCAAGGGTTGATGCCCGAAGCCAGTGCCGCCGTGACCGACTATTGGTTTGGCGTGCTCCAGCGCCCCGTGTTACGGGTGCCCAAGGCTGCGCCGAACTTGGGGTCACGGCGGATTTCAGAGCGCACCGGCATGCGTTTGATCAAGACGGATGAGGGCGAATTTGTTGCAGGCACTTTCCCACGGGACATTTGGGAAATGACTCGTAAAGAGTGGTTGGAATCCAAATCTCTCAAACGATAA
- a CDS encoding LEA type 2 family protein, whose translation MRKLMVLSLLLLTLSACALFPHRDPVNINVVGIEPLQSQDLEVRFAVKLRVQNPNETPIDYNGVALDLEVNGRPLASGVSDQAGSIPRFSEAVLMVPVSVSAFTVLRQTLGLSQTQSLNNLPYVLRGKLAGGLFGTMRFVERGTLDLPNTATW comes from the coding sequence ATGCGCAAGCTCATGGTTCTATCGCTGTTGCTACTGACCTTGAGCGCCTGCGCGCTGTTCCCCCATCGCGATCCGGTCAACATCAACGTGGTCGGCATCGAACCCCTGCAAAGCCAGGACCTGGAAGTACGCTTCGCCGTGAAGCTGCGGGTGCAGAACCCCAATGAAACGCCAATCGACTACAACGGCGTGGCCCTGGACCTGGAGGTCAACGGCCGCCCATTGGCCTCGGGCGTCAGCGACCAGGCCGGCAGCATCCCGCGATTCTCCGAAGCCGTGCTGATGGTGCCGGTCAGCGTTTCGGCGTTCACCGTATTGCGCCAGACTTTGGGCCTGAGCCAGACCCAGAGCTTGAATAACCTGCCCTATGTACTGCGCGGCAAACTGGCGGGTGGACTGTTCGGGACGATGCGCTTTGTCGAGCGGGGCACCTTGGATTTACCGAATACGGCGACCTGGTGA
- a CDS encoding nucleobase:cation symporter-2 family protein — protein sequence MSDAQAPRPRYKSDLIYGLEDRPHFTAAIFAALQHVLASFVGIITPTLIVGGVLGLESEVPYLVSMALFVSGLGTFVQARTFGPIGSGLLCLQGTSFSFISVILSAGFMVKARGGGTDEILSTIFGICFFAAFIEVVLSQFIGKLRKLITPVVTGTIITLMGLSLIKVAVTDMAGGFGAGDLGAASNMGLAALVLLTIVVLNRFDNPFLRLGSIVIGLTLGFVVAWWLGRVDMTALPQVPLISVPVPFKYGFSFDWVAFIPVAVIFLISPLEAAGDLTANSMISQQPVKGPLYIKRIKSGLLADGLNSAMAATFNSLPMVTFAQNNGVIQLTGVASRYVAYFIAGLLVLLGLFPMIGAVLQLMPKPVLGGATLIMFGTVAVAGIKILAEAGLHRRNVLIVAISLGMGLGVAAVPEVLRDLPKALHNIFESPITVGAFCAILLNIFLPEEFIELQEDEFDPESSTLKVMQDPDVTKH from the coding sequence TTGTCTGACGCTCAAGCCCCCCGCCCGCGCTATAAATCCGACCTGATCTACGGCCTGGAAGACCGTCCGCACTTCACGGCGGCGATATTTGCCGCCTTGCAGCATGTGCTGGCGAGCTTCGTCGGCATTATCACGCCGACCCTGATCGTCGGTGGCGTGCTTGGCCTGGAAAGCGAAGTGCCTTATCTGGTGAGCATGGCGCTGTTTGTCTCGGGGCTCGGCACCTTCGTGCAGGCACGTACCTTCGGCCCCATCGGCTCCGGGCTGTTATGCCTGCAAGGCACCAGTTTTTCCTTTATCAGCGTGATCCTGAGTGCCGGCTTCATGGTCAAGGCCCGCGGCGGCGGCACTGATGAGATTCTTTCGACGATCTTTGGCATCTGTTTTTTTGCAGCCTTCATCGAAGTGGTGCTCAGTCAGTTCATCGGCAAGCTGCGCAAGCTGATTACCCCGGTGGTCACCGGCACCATCATCACCTTGATGGGCTTGTCGCTGATCAAGGTCGCGGTGACCGACATGGCCGGCGGCTTTGGTGCGGGCGACTTGGGCGCCGCCAGTAACATGGGCCTGGCGGCGCTGGTGCTGCTGACCATCGTGGTGCTCAATCGCTTCGACAACCCGTTCCTGCGCCTGGGCTCGATCGTGATCGGCCTGACCCTGGGCTTTGTGGTGGCGTGGTGGCTGGGCCGGGTGGACATGACCGCCCTGCCCCAGGTGCCCTTGATCAGCGTGCCGGTGCCGTTCAAGTACGGGTTTTCGTTCGACTGGGTGGCGTTTATCCCGGTGGCGGTGATCTTCCTGATTTCGCCGCTGGAGGCCGCCGGGGATCTGACGGCCAACTCGATGATTTCCCAGCAGCCGGTCAAGGGCCCGCTGTACATCAAGCGCATCAAATCCGGCCTGTTGGCCGATGGGCTCAACTCGGCCATGGCGGCCACCTTCAACAGCCTGCCGATGGTAACGTTCGCCCAGAACAACGGCGTGATCCAACTGACCGGCGTCGCCAGCCGCTACGTGGCGTACTTCATCGCCGGCCTGCTGGTGCTGCTGGGTCTGTTCCCGATGATCGGCGCGGTGCTGCAATTGATGCCCAAGCCGGTGCTGGGCGGCGCGACCCTGATCATGTTCGGCACCGTGGCCGTGGCCGGCATCAAGATCCTCGCAGAAGCCGGGCTGCACCGACGCAATGTGCTGATCGTGGCGATTTCCCTAGGCATGGGCCTGGGCGTGGCCGCCGTGCCGGAAGTGCTGCGCGACCTGCCCAAGGCGCTGCACAACATTTTCGAATCACCGATCACCGTAGGGGCGTTCTGTGCAATCTTGCTGAACATTTTCCTGCCGGAAGAGTTCATAGAGCTGCAAGAAGACGAATTCGATCCGGAGTCCTCTACCCTCAAGGTCATGCAGGACCCGGACGTCACCAAACACTAG
- a CDS encoding methyl-accepting chemotaxis protein, translating into MSLRHLNIAPRAFLGFAFIAVLVVILGVFAVNRMTLMRQASLDMSTNQLPSVTYLGHMTENVLRMRILSFRVLVNREPAALQEAEARIGVLVDKVRVAQTHYAALPADAEEAVLYKAFATTLDNYVKAQADMIALSRQDKVDEMRALINSRIKEGTDQMGEQLNKLIALNAAGAKAADTQAEHSYEGAITGVIVVSVAAALLTVLLAWLLTRSIVTPLRKAVQAAESIAGGNLTTTIEDDGKDEPARLISALSTMQANLRQTIQHIAGSATQLGSAAEELSAVTEEASRGLQQQNNEIDQAATAVNEMTAAVEEVARNAVSTSEASGQSNQAAREGRDRVVETVGAIQTMTQDVQNTAAMIEGLAAQGRDIGKVLDVIRAIAEQTNLLALNAAIEAARAGEAGRGFAVVADEVRALAHRTAQSTQEIEKMVAGIQNGTGEAVQSMQQSNQRTQHTLELARAAGVALEQITQSISLINERNLVIASASEEQAQVSREVDRNLVNIRDLATQSAAGANQTSAASHELSRLAVDLNGMVAKFVI; encoded by the coding sequence ATGTCCCTGCGTCATCTGAATATCGCCCCTCGCGCATTTCTCGGGTTTGCCTTCATTGCAGTCCTGGTGGTCATTTTGGGAGTATTTGCGGTCAACCGCATGACCCTGATGCGCCAGGCTTCGCTGGACATGAGCACCAATCAGCTGCCCAGTGTGACGTACCTGGGGCATATGACGGAAAACGTGTTGCGCATGCGCATCCTGTCCTTTCGCGTGCTGGTCAACCGTGAGCCGGCGGCCCTGCAGGAAGCTGAAGCCCGCATCGGTGTGTTGGTGGACAAGGTCAGGGTCGCGCAGACCCATTACGCCGCGTTGCCGGCAGATGCCGAGGAGGCGGTGCTGTATAAGGCATTCGCCACTACCTTGGACAACTACGTCAAAGCCCAGGCCGACATGATTGCCCTGTCCAGGCAAGACAAGGTCGATGAAATGCGCGCCCTGATCAACAGCCGTATCAAGGAAGGCACCGACCAGATGGGCGAGCAGTTGAACAAACTGATCGCCCTCAACGCCGCCGGCGCCAAGGCTGCCGATACCCAGGCAGAGCACAGTTACGAAGGCGCCATTACCGGCGTCATCGTGGTGTCGGTCGCCGCTGCGTTGCTGACGGTGTTGCTGGCCTGGCTGCTGACCCGCAGCATCGTCACGCCGTTGCGCAAGGCCGTGCAAGCGGCTGAAAGCATCGCCGGCGGCAACCTGACGACAACCATCGAGGACGACGGCAAGGACGAACCGGCGCGCCTGATCAGTGCCTTGTCGACCATGCAGGCCAACCTGCGCCAGACCATCCAGCACATTGCAGGCTCGGCCACGCAGCTTGGGTCGGCTGCCGAAGAACTGAGCGCAGTCACCGAAGAAGCCTCCCGTGGCTTGCAACAGCAGAACAATGAAATCGACCAGGCGGCCACGGCGGTCAATGAGATGACTGCAGCCGTGGAAGAGGTGGCGCGCAATGCGGTGTCCACCTCCGAAGCGTCCGGCCAGTCCAACCAGGCGGCGCGGGAAGGGCGCGACCGGGTGGTGGAGACGGTCGGGGCAATCCAGACCATGACCCAGGATGTGCAGAACACGGCGGCGATGATCGAAGGGCTGGCAGCGCAAGGACGTGACATCGGTAAGGTACTGGACGTGATCCGTGCGATTGCCGAGCAGACCAACCTGTTGGCGCTCAACGCCGCGATCGAAGCGGCGCGTGCCGGTGAAGCCGGGCGTGGCTTCGCGGTGGTGGCCGACGAAGTGCGGGCGCTGGCCCATCGCACCGCGCAGTCCACCCAGGAAATCGAGAAAATGGTCGCCGGCATCCAGAACGGCACCGGTGAAGCCGTGCAATCCATGCAGCAGAGCAACCAGCGCACCCAACACACCCTGGAACTGGCCCGCGCCGCTGGCGTTGCGCTGGAGCAGATCACCCAGTCGATCAGCCTGATCAACGAACGCAACCTGGTGATCGCCAGCGCCTCGGAAGAGCAGGCTCAGGTGTCGCGCGAAGTGGACCGCAATCTGGTGAACATCCGTGACCTGGCGACGCAGTCGGCAGCGGGCGCCAACCAGACCAGCGCGGCCAGCCATGAGCTGTCGCGGTTGGCGGTGGATTTGAATGGAATGGTGGCCAAGTTCGTTATCTGA
- a CDS encoding NAD(P)-dependent oxidoreductase, with protein MKKSVILYKKLSAPLMARLHEQADVTLIDSLDEAGLAQLRSALPNADGLLGASLRLDAGLLDLAPKLAAVASVSVGVDNYDIDYLTQRGILLSNTPDVLTETTADTGFALILATARRVVELADMVRAGQWNKNIGPAHFGSDVHGKTLGIIGMGRIGEALAQRGHFGFGMPVIYHSHSPKPAVEARFGAQYRSLPELLKEADFVCLTLPLTAETEKLIGAEEFALMGPETIFINISRGKVVDEAALVEALQQRTIRAAGLDVFEKEPLDHASPLLRLNNVVATPHIGSATHETREAMAKCAVDNLLQALSGERPQNLVNPGAWK; from the coding sequence ATGAAAAAATCCGTGATTTTATACAAGAAACTCTCCGCGCCGCTGATGGCCCGCCTGCATGAGCAGGCCGACGTGACCCTGATCGATTCACTGGACGAGGCTGGCCTGGCCCAACTGCGCAGCGCCCTGCCCAACGCCGACGGGCTGTTGGGCGCCAGCCTGCGCCTGGATGCCGGGCTGCTTGATCTGGCGCCGAAGCTTGCGGCAGTGGCGAGCGTTTCCGTGGGGGTGGACAACTACGACATCGACTACCTCACCCAGCGCGGCATCTTGCTCAGCAACACCCCGGATGTGCTCACCGAAACCACCGCCGACACCGGCTTTGCGCTGATCCTGGCGACTGCCCGACGCGTGGTGGAACTGGCCGACATGGTGCGCGCCGGCCAATGGAACAAGAACATCGGCCCGGCACACTTCGGCAGCGATGTACACGGCAAGACTCTGGGCATCATCGGCATGGGTCGAATCGGCGAAGCCTTGGCCCAGCGTGGGCATTTTGGCTTCGGCATGCCGGTGATCTACCACAGCCATTCGCCCAAGCCTGCGGTAGAGGCGCGTTTTGGCGCGCAGTACCGCAGCTTGCCGGAACTGCTCAAAGAGGCCGATTTTGTCTGCCTGACCTTGCCGCTGACGGCTGAAACCGAGAAGCTGATTGGCGCTGAAGAGTTCGCGTTGATGGGGCCGGAGACGATCTTTATCAACATTTCCCGGGGCAAGGTGGTGGACGAAGCGGCGCTGGTCGAAGCCTTGCAACAGCGCACCATTCGCGCGGCCGGGTTGGATGTGTTCGAGAAAGAACCGCTCGACCACGCATCGCCGCTGCTGCGGTTGAACAATGTGGTGGCGACGCCGCACATAGGCTCGGCGACCCATGAGACACGCGAGGCGATGGCCAAATGTGCGGTGGATAATCTGCTGCAGGCGTTATCCGGCGAGCGGCCGCAGAACCTGGTGAACCCAGGCGCCTGGAAATAA
- a CDS encoding MFS transporter: METVKLATRRWWYIMPIVFITYSLAYLDRANYGFAAASGMAEDLMITPGMSSLLGALFFLGYFFFQVPGAIYAQKRSVKKLIFVSLILWGGLATLTGVVSNAYMLIVIRFMLGVVEAAVMPAMLVYLCHWFTRAERSRANTFLILGNPVTMLWMSVVSGYLVQHFSWRWMFIIEGLPAVLWAFIWWKLADERPKDAKWLSDTEKHSLETALAAEQVGIKAVKNYAEAFRSPKVIILALQFFCWSIGVYGFVLWLPSILKAGLKMDMVEAGWLSALPYLAAVIGMLVVSWGSDKLQKRKRFVWPPLLVASIAFYASYALGAEHFWWSYTLLVIAGACMYAPYGPFFAIVPEILPANVAGGAMALINSMGALGSFGGSYLVGYLNSSTGSPGASYLLMSGALMLSVVLTIFLKPGASDRVREPVATLEMKANS; the protein is encoded by the coding sequence ATGGAAACCGTGAAACTCGCCACCCGCCGTTGGTGGTACATCATGCCCATCGTGTTTATCACCTACAGCCTGGCCTACCTGGACCGCGCCAACTACGGCTTCGCCGCCGCCTCGGGGATGGCCGAAGACCTGATGATCACCCCGGGCATGTCGTCCCTGCTCGGCGCGCTGTTTTTCCTTGGCTACTTTTTCTTCCAGGTGCCGGGGGCGATCTACGCGCAGAAGCGCAGCGTCAAAAAGCTGATTTTCGTCAGCCTGATCCTGTGGGGCGGCCTGGCTACCCTGACCGGGGTGGTCTCCAACGCCTACATGCTGATCGTCATCCGCTTCATGCTCGGGGTGGTCGAGGCGGCGGTGATGCCGGCGATGCTGGTGTACCTGTGCCACTGGTTCACCCGTGCGGAACGCTCGCGGGCCAACACCTTCCTGATCCTCGGCAACCCGGTGACCATGCTGTGGATGTCGGTGGTCTCGGGCTATCTGGTGCAGCATTTCAGCTGGCGCTGGATGTTTATCATCGAGGGCCTGCCGGCGGTGTTATGGGCATTTATCTGGTGGAAGCTGGCCGACGAGCGTCCCAAGGACGCCAAGTGGCTGAGCGACACGGAAAAGCACAGCCTGGAAACTGCCCTGGCCGCCGAGCAAGTCGGGATCAAGGCGGTGAAGAACTACGCCGAGGCCTTTCGCTCGCCGAAGGTGATCATCCTGGCGCTGCAGTTCTTCTGCTGGAGCATTGGCGTGTACGGCTTCGTGTTGTGGCTGCCGTCGATCCTCAAGGCCGGCCTGAAGATGGACATGGTCGAAGCCGGCTGGCTGTCAGCCCTGCCTTACCTCGCAGCGGTGATCGGCATGTTGGTGGTGTCCTGGGGTTCGGACAAGCTGCAAAAGCGTAAACGCTTCGTCTGGCCGCCGCTGTTGGTTGCCTCCATCGCGTTCTATGCCTCCTACGCGCTCGGGGCTGAACACTTCTGGTGGTCCTACACCCTGCTGGTGATCGCCGGGGCGTGCATGTACGCGCCTTATGGTCCGTTCTTCGCCATCGTTCCGGAAATCCTTCCGGCCAACGTCGCCGGCGGCGCCATGGCGCTGATCAACAGCATGGGCGCACTGGGCTCGTTCGGCGGTTCGTACCTGGTGGGTTACCTCAATAGCAGCACCGGTTCGCCGGGCGCTTCGTACCTGTTGATGAGCGGTGCGTTGATGCTGTCGGTGGTGCTGACGATTTTCCTCAAGCCCGGCGCCAGCGACCGCGTACGCGAGCCCGTGGCTACCCTCGAAATGAAGGCCAATTCCTGA
- a CDS encoding sugar kinase gives MSEIDILSFGETMAMFVAEQTGDLAQVGQFHKRIAGADSNVAIGLSRLGFNVAWLSRVGNDSLGRFVVDTLVNEGLDCSHVAIDPLHPTGFQLKSREEAGADPQVEYFRKGSAASHLSIAAISPALLQARHLHATGIVPALSEATRELSVELMTQMRKAGRSVSFDPNLRPSLWASQAQMIREINALAGLADWVLPGLGEGQLLTGFDDPADIAAFYLDQGAEAVAIKLGPDGAYYRTQMDQGFVAAVRVDKVVDTVGAGDGFAVGMISALLENASFPEAVQRGNWIGSRAVQSRGDMEGLPTRAELPSRSVA, from the coding sequence ATGTCTGAGATCGATATCCTGTCGTTTGGCGAGACCATGGCGATGTTCGTCGCCGAGCAGACCGGCGACCTGGCCCAGGTCGGCCAGTTTCACAAGCGCATTGCCGGGGCCGACAGCAATGTCGCGATTGGCCTGTCGCGCCTGGGTTTCAATGTCGCGTGGTTGAGCCGGGTGGGTAACGACTCCCTCGGGCGCTTCGTGGTCGATACCCTGGTCAACGAAGGCCTGGACTGCAGCCACGTGGCCATCGACCCGCTGCACCCCACCGGTTTTCAGCTCAAGTCCCGCGAAGAAGCTGGCGCCGATCCTCAGGTGGAGTACTTCCGCAAAGGTTCGGCGGCCAGCCATCTGTCGATTGCGGCCATCAGCCCGGCCCTGTTGCAAGCCCGCCACCTGCATGCCACCGGGATTGTGCCGGCGTTGTCCGAGGCCACCCGCGAATTGTCCGTGGAGTTGATGACACAGATGCGCAAGGCCGGGCGCAGCGTGTCCTTCGACCCGAACCTGCGCCCCTCGCTGTGGGCCAGCCAGGCGCAGATGATCCGCGAAATCAACGCCCTGGCCGGCCTGGCTGACTGGGTATTGCCCGGCCTGGGCGAAGGCCAGCTGCTCACCGGCTTCGATGACCCGGCGGATATTGCCGCGTTCTACCTCGACCAGGGCGCCGAAGCGGTGGCAATCAAACTCGGGCCCGATGGCGCGTATTACCGCACCCAGATGGACCAGGGCTTTGTCGCCGCCGTGCGCGTGGACAAGGTGGTCGACACCGTGGGCGCCGGCGATGGTTTTGCCGTGGGCATGATCAGCGCCCTGCTGGAAAACGCCAGCTTTCCCGAGGCGGTACAACGCGGCAACTGGATCGGCAGCCGCGCCGTGCAGAGCCGCGGCGACATGGAAGGGCTGCCCACCCGCGCCGAATTACCCAGCCGATCCGTTGCTTGA
- a CDS encoding sugar phosphate isomerase/epimerase, with protein MHEYPVSISLSSYGADLVRQQGQLSFVALLHAAGARRIEWREELLTTEPPGTLAQAAAEQGLESVFSSPLELWVAGRAQPNADLAATLDRAQAFGSRWLKVSLGYFTDTNDLESLHALLNRHAVKLLVENDQTLHGGRIEPMQRFFTEVDRLGLPVRMTFDIGNWQWQDQSALTAARLLGRHVDYLHCKAVARRPDGKLVAQPPGATDLHLWEQLLTHMTQGITRAVEFPLQGDDLIQVTAQQVATLARLGQPRVENAHV; from the coding sequence ATGCATGAATATCCCGTCTCCATCAGCCTTTCCAGTTACGGCGCCGATCTGGTCCGCCAGCAGGGCCAATTGAGTTTTGTCGCGCTGCTGCACGCCGCCGGTGCCCGGCGCATCGAATGGCGTGAAGAACTGCTGACCACCGAACCGCCTGGCACCCTGGCCCAGGCCGCCGCCGAGCAAGGCCTGGAGTCGGTATTTTCCTCGCCCCTGGAACTCTGGGTTGCCGGCCGAGCCCAGCCCAATGCAGACTTGGCCGCGACCCTGGACCGCGCCCAGGCCTTCGGCTCGCGCTGGCTGAAAGTGTCCCTGGGTTACTTCACCGACACCAACGACCTCGAAAGCCTGCACGCCCTGCTCAATCGCCACGCGGTCAAGCTGCTGGTAGAAAATGACCAGACCCTGCACGGTGGGCGGATCGAGCCGATGCAACGGTTTTTCACCGAGGTCGACCGCCTGGGCCTGCCGGTCAGGATGACCTTCGACATCGGCAACTGGCAATGGCAGGACCAATCCGCGCTCACCGCCGCGCGCCTGCTGGGCCGGCACGTGGACTACTTGCACTGCAAGGCCGTGGCCCGTCGCCCGGACGGCAAGCTGGTAGCCCAGCCGCCTGGCGCGACCGACCTGCATCTGTGGGAACAACTGCTCACGCACATGACCCAAGGTATTACCCGGGCGGTGGAATTTCCGCTGCAGGGCGACGACCTGATCCAGGTCACCGCGCAACAGGTCGCCACCCTCGCCCGCCTTGGCCAACCCCGCGTGGAGAATGCCCATGTCTGA